A window of Pectobacterium carotovorum genomic DNA:
CGGCATGGGGCTGGTGAAAAAACAATTTTTCCCTACCTCCGACCGCCCGGAGGTACTGGTTGAAGTGCAGATGCCTTATGGCACTTCTATTGAGCAGACCAGTGTCACCACGGAGAAAATCGAAGCCTGGCTGAGAAAGCAGAAAGAGGCAAAAATCATTACGTCCTATATCGGGCAGGGGTCGCCGCGCTTCTATCTGGCCATGGCACCTGAGCTGCCCGATCCGTCGTTTGCGAAAATTGTCGTGCTGACGGACAGCGAGGAATCGCGCGAGGCGCTCAAGTTCAGACTGCGTGAAGCGGCGGCCAGCGGCCTGGCACCTGAGGCGCGCTTGCGTGTAACCCAACTGGTGTTTGGTCCGTATTCACCCTATCCGGTGGCTTACCGGGTCATGGGGCCGGATCCCACCATACTGCGCGAAATCGCAGACAAGGTCGAAAAGGTGATGCAGGCCAGCCCGATGATGAGAACCGTCAACACCGACTGGGGGCCGCGGGTGCCAGCGTTGCATTTCACCCTCAATCAGGACCGTCTACAGGCGGTGGGGTTGACATCGAATGCGGTCGCGCAGCAGCTTCAGTTCCTGCTTTCAGGCGTTCCTATCACCGCAGTGCGTGAAGATATTCGTTCGGTACAGGTCATGGGGCGCGCGGCGGGGGATATCCGTCTCGATCCGGCAAAAATAGCGGGCTTTACCTTAGGGGGGGCTTCTGGCCAGCGCATTCCGCTGTCGCAGATAGGGGAGGTTGAGATTCAAATGGAAGATCCTGTCCTGCGCCGTCGCGATCGTACGCCGACCATTACCGTGCGGGGAGACATTGCCGAAAATCTGCAACCACCGGACGTGTCCACGGCAGTTATGAAAGAGCTACAGCCTGTAATTGATACACTTCCGGCAGGATACCGCATTGAGCAGGCCGGGCCGATTGAAGAATCAGCGAAAGCGACCAAAGCAATGGCACCGCTGTTCCCTGTCATGATCGCCATGACGCTGTTGATTATTATCCTGCAGGTGCGGTCGATGTCGGCGATGGTTATGGTATTCCTCACTGCCCCGCTGGGGCTTATTGGGGTAGTGCCAACGCTGCTTGTGTTTAACCAGCCGTTTGGCATTAATGCTCTGGTAGGACTGATTGCGCTGTCGGGCATCCTGATGCGTAACACCTTGATCCTGATAGGGCAGATCCATCACAACGAACAGGCAGGGCTGGCACAATTCGATGCGGTGGTGGAGGCGACGGTGCAACGAGCGCGGCCTGTGTTGCTGACGGCGATGGCCGCCATTCTGGCGTTTATCCCGCTCACGCACTCGGTGTTCTGGGGAACGCTGGCCTATACCCTGATTGGCGGGACCTTTGGTGGCACTATCATCACGCTGGTGTTCCTGCCTGCTATGTATGCCATCTGGTTCAAGATACGTCCTGCTAGTACACAGCAGAATGAAAAGCTGTCATTAACGTAAGCCGACCCGGAGTCATTGGCTGAAGCGTATAATTTCCGTTTAGTCCCACCTCAGATCATTGTCACAGGGCGATGGTCTGTGGTTTTCCTGTATCCGCCACAGTTCTGGCTCTTGCCATCGCGCACGATTTGTTCGAGGGTGAAACACTTACGGGTGCGCTATCCGTGACCATGAGCGCAACGGTGACCTGCTCCCATTTTATTAATAAACGGCGAAGTAGTGATACTCCCATCTGGCTGTAAGAAAACTGCGAACTTCCGCTCATCGCTCAAAGCTGCCTGTCAACGTGGTCAATCTTACTGACCGCAGCCCAGGAGTACAAAAAACAACCTTAACGTACAATAATTTTCGATATCCAAACTGACCCCGAGTAGGGACATCACGTTTCCTGATTGTCGGCTTCTACCGCAGCGTACAATCGTTCAAAGATATCGGGAAAAGCAGACTGCACACGGCTCTAACTCGGTACAAAGGGTTTATCGCCAGGGCTATCGCTGTAGGCATGGCCAGAAAGCGGAGATAGTCTGAATTGCCGTAGGCCTTTTGCGGCGATTTCAGTAACGGATCGGTCGCCAACAGTGGCCTGAATGACACACTTCGATGAATTTAGGCCAATTTATCTCAAGCGGATTGTTTATCATCAGGCGAACTATCCTATTGCCGTCTTCATGAACACTGGTTATCTTGACTAACTAGCTATCTTAACCAACGTGCTGTTTCATCACTGAAAAGGACAATTTCATGCCTCATATTGATGTCAAACACTTCCCAAGAAACCTGTCTGAAGAAGAGAAGAAAGTTGTCGCGGAAGATCTTGCTACGGTTCTGAAGAAGCACTTCGGTTCTTCCGACGACTCGCTTTCTGTGGCGTTTAACGAAATTCAGCCAGAGCGCTGGAAAGATGACGTTTACGATCCATTCATCAAACCGCAGTTGGATACGTTGGCGAAAAAACCGGGATACTCGTATTAATTCGCCCGCATCCTGATGGATTAATTTGCCTGCTCCGAAACGTTTTCCACTGTAGCGGAGCGGGTTGACCACCACGGGTTATAAGCAATAAAAAGCCGATAACCTGTTAAGTGTTATCGGCTTTTTACCATGCGG
This region includes:
- the pptA gene encoding tautomerase PptA gives rise to the protein MPHIDVKHFPRNLSEEEKKVVAEDLATVLKKHFGSSDDSLSVAFNEIQPERWKDDVYDPFIKPQLDTLAKKPGYSY